In a single window of the Paenibacillus sp. MMS20-IR301 genome:
- a CDS encoding ABC-2 family transporter protein: protein MNRLRHNWNICRSVADVTYKEWSAYRTHSMVSIIVGPIYFMVQYFIWTAVYGDQALLGGITLPQMIRYFGATALIGYLIMDFADWNLSMLVRTGKFLTFHLRPVHHRSFALFQKIGHRSLGFLFEFLPCLLIFIFIFGVDMWPASFPWTLLSVALAFLMNFYVNYTIGLASFWLVQSAGIRSAFMLAAGIFSGALIPLDFFPHWLQVIQFFLPFQYIAYMPAMVFTGHYSLGGLELSIPQAVGLQALAVLVTFGVNELVRRLAMKQFTAVGA from the coding sequence ATGAACCGGCTCAGACACAACTGGAATATATGCCGTTCGGTAGCAGATGTGACCTACAAGGAGTGGAGCGCCTACCGTACACATTCCATGGTGTCCATTATCGTAGGCCCTATCTATTTCATGGTACAGTATTTTATTTGGACTGCAGTTTATGGGGATCAGGCGCTGCTGGGCGGCATCACGCTCCCCCAGATGATCCGCTATTTCGGCGCTACCGCGCTGATCGGTTATCTGATTATGGATTTTGCCGACTGGAACTTATCCATGCTTGTGCGTACCGGTAAATTCCTTACCTTCCATCTGCGCCCGGTTCACCACCGTTCCTTCGCCTTATTTCAGAAAATCGGCCACAGGTCACTAGGCTTCCTGTTTGAGTTTTTGCCCTGCCTGTTAATTTTCATCTTTATCTTTGGCGTGGATATGTGGCCGGCCAGCTTTCCTTGGACTCTTCTGTCCGTGGCGCTTGCCTTTCTCATGAATTTCTATGTGAACTATACCATTGGCCTGGCTTCCTTCTGGCTGGTGCAGTCGGCTGGAATCCGAAGCGCGTTTATGCTGGCAGCGGGAATATTCTCAGGTGCACTCATTCCGCTCGATTTCTTCCCGCACTGGCTGCAGGTCATTCAGTTCTTCCTTCCGTTTCAGTACATCGCTTATATGCCTGCTATGGTATTCACTGGCCACTATTCGCTTGGCGGGCTGGAGCTGTCCATTCCCCAGGCAGTCGGACTGCAGGCACTGGCTGTACTGGTTACCTTCGGAGTGAATGAGCTGGTCCGGCGCCTCGCCATGAAGCAGTTTACTGCGGTAGGCGCATAA